One genomic region from Solanum stenotomum isolate F172 unplaced genomic scaffold, ASM1918654v1 scaffold18867, whole genome shotgun sequence encodes:
- the LOC125850724 gene encoding protein NRT1/ PTR FAMILY 2.9-like, giving the protein LTKRAYNFRFLSKAAVKTPEDQINSSNGSAVDPWRLYSIQQVEEVKCLLRVIPIWVAGTIYYVSIVQSQNYVIFQALQSDNQLDHNNFHIPPASFIVISMLSITIWLPIYDRVLLPWLRKFTGKEDGFSLLQKMGIGIFLSIVTMIISGIVEDRRRTLTMTRPMLQMTREKGVISSMSAVAALPL; this is encoded by the coding sequence CTAACTAAAAGGGCTTATAATTTCAGATTCTTGAGTAAAGCAGCAGTAAAAACACCAGAAGACCAAATAAACTCATCAAATGGATCAGCAGTCGATCCATGGAGGCTTTATAGCATTCAACAAGTGGAAGAAGTGAAATGCTTACTAAGAGTAATCCCAATATGGGTTGCTGGAACTATCTATTATGTCTCTATTGTTCAATCACAAAATTATGTCATCTTCCAAGCCTTACAAAGTGACAATCAACTAGACCACAACAATTTCCACATCCCACCAGCATCTTTCATAGTCATTTCCATGCTCAGCATAACCATTTGGTTACCAATATATGACCGCGTTTTACTTCCATGGCTTCGGAAATTCACAGGGAAAGAAGATGGTTTCAGCCTTCTCCAGAAAATGGGAAttggaatatttctatcgatcGTAACAATGATCATATCAGGGATTGTTGAAGACAGGAGAAGAACCCTAACAATGACTAGGCCAATGCTACAAATGACTCGAGAGAAAGGTGTAATTTCATCTATGTCAGCAGTGGCGGCTCTTCCCCTTTGA
- the LOC125850725 gene encoding protein NRT1/ PTR FAMILY 2.11-like: MEEIDREATKNEINYRGIRAMPFVIGNETFEKLGTIGSSSNLLVYLTSVFHLKTITATNIVNIFNGTCNFGTLLGAFLSDTYFGRYNILGFASVSSFLGMLVLTLTAAVSKLHPPICGNQEPAPVCVGPTPGQMTFLLVSFCLLVIGASGIRPCNLAFGADQFDPKSESGRRGISSFFNWYYFTYTFAVMVSLTVIVYVQTSVSWSLGLAIPTIMMFLSCALFFVGTKIYVRHVPKGSPLSSVAQVLVAAFKKRHLQLPEQPCYSLFNYVPSNSLSSLLPYTDQFRKFHLPASKLRVNFA, translated from the exons ATGGAGGAGATTGACAGAGAagcaacaaaaaatgaaataaactaTAGAGGAATCAGAGCCATGCCCTTTGTCATAG GGAATGAAACATTTGAGAAGTTGGGAACAATTGGAAGCTCATCAAATCTCTTGGTTTACTTGACAAGTGTTTTCCATTTGAAGACCATAACAGCTACTAATATTGTCAACATCTTCAATGGCACTTGCAACTTTGGCACCTTGCTTGGAGCTTTTCTATCTGATACTTACTTTGGTCGTTACAACATCCTTGGATTTGCCTCAGTGTCTTCCTTCTTG GGAATGCTAGTTCTGACATTAACAGCAGCAGTCTCGAAGCTTCATCCACCTATATGTGGAAACCAAGAACCTGCACCAGTATGTGTTGGTCCAACACCAGGACAAATGACATTTTTACTAGTAAGCTTTTGTTTGCTAGTAATTGGTGCTTCTGGCATAAGGCCATGTAACTTAGCATTTGGAGCTGATCAATTTGATCCCAAAAGTGAATCAGGAAGAAGAGGAATCAGTAGCTTCTTCAATTGGTACTATTTCACTTACACATTTGCTGTTATGGTCTCATTGACTGTCATTGTGTATGTTCAAACAAGTGTCAGTTGGTCATTGGGATTAGCAATCCCAACAATTATGATGTTCCTTTCTTGTGCACTTTTCTTTGTGGGTACTAAAATTTATGTCAGGCATGTGCCAAAAGGTAGTCCTTTATCAAGTGTGGCACAGGTCTTAGTGGCTGCATTCAAGAAAAGGCACTTGCAGCTGCCAGAGCAACCATGTTACTCCCTATTCAACTATGTGCCTTCCAATTCCTTGAGTTCTTTGCTTCCTTACACTGATCAGTTTAGGAAATTCCACTTGCCAGCATCAAAGTTACGAGTTAATTTTGCGTAA